In the Limanda limanda chromosome 15, fLimLim1.1, whole genome shotgun sequence genome, ccgtctcgctctctctttctctcctctcccctctctccctccaaaCGATGCCGTATACCGAGGCACGGGCTCGCCACCTCCGAGCGTCGTGAACGCGCATCGATCCACGACCAATTGCGTGCGAGGAATAAATTACAACGCGTTTTGGGAGACAAACAGCATTTCTCTCAAATTGTGCTGCTATGCTGCTGAAGAGATAAACGTGCTGCTTCTGGAGAAGCTGGTCCGTGATAGGGAGAGACTAGCAGGTTATTAATATTTGAACAAATGCCAATCTTGCAGTCAAAGCTGCATGctgcatatttcatatttaattatttatgcaCCTGGAGGAGAAACTGTCTTGTCTGTCTTCATGGTTACCCATACACTGTATAATTGATTTTagaattattataattacataTAAAGCACTACACATGCAGGGTGCATGGCCCCAAATCATATTTCTAAATTATTTTGTCCCCCGTTTCGGTGAGATCTTTGTGGTCGACCAACCAAGGACTTCTGGCCATCCCTCAATCCAGATTTATAATTAACCCTGGGGATTTTCTGTCATGGCTCCCACCCTCTGGAAACGTCTTCCCTCAGTAAATGCGGAAACCGTCAACAACTTTAAGAGACTGTTAAAAACTCACCTATTTGGTAAATATTTAAACTTGGTCCAGTCCTCATGGTTCCTTATTGTTTCTGCTTGCCCTCTGTGTCGTGTTTTAttcttctgttgtttgtgtttaactctgttatttacagtctttctcttactgtttgttttgtaaagCAACTTGTTACTTTGGATTTCAAAGGtgctttataaaataaatatacttacTCACTACAACCGCTTAATGAGAAAACGGAGCTATAACACTGCACTATTGTTGTATTTGAATGTTATGGGATATTGTCTCGTCTTAATTTGGTAAATTGGATTAAATCAGTAGTGGAAAGTAACTACGAGTACATTTCCTCAAGTATAGGTCCATAGTCTAAAGTAGATCCTATACTTATGCATACACTACAACAAATTATAAATTCTATTCTTTTTATTctacaaaaaaaaacgattGGGTGAAAATTCCTCTTTTACTTGTATAAGAGAACATATTCAAGTCAAATTctgcatttatattttacaggaaGTTCCATAAAACTGTATCAGACACTGACTTCAAATGTAAGAAACTGTTATAAATCATCTATGAGTTTCTGTGAATCAGCGGCGGAGCATCCAGCTCTGCAGCgataaatgaataaacagaaaaccTCTTAATTCGCTTGCAATCTGTGGTTTTGAGATATGCAGCAGTCCAGGCGTGAAAGATGACAGATGtgcccttcctccctctgtagATGCCGTCCgtgtctttatgtttttttccctcctgtcCTTCTTATCAACCCTGTGGCTCTCTCTCAGGACTGAAGCTCTCTGCAAGATGGATCTAACAATCGAGTCCACTCGGTTTCACAGTGAGCTGCAACATCAGAAACATACAATCCTGGATATTAGAGTTGGTAACTGATGTCACAGCGTTGGATACTGAGTCAGATGATGTCCATATTTCATTCTCTCTTTGCATTATCTTCTATGTTTTGCTTGTGTGTCTATTTTAAGCAGGATCTGCTGCAAATGGGTCACTTTGATCAGGCTGTCACTTATTGCCTTCTCAAAAACAAGCAATACAAAAGAAAGCAACATAAAATACTTAAATCCTACGTATATTGGGCAATAATTAAGGAAAATCAAATTTTCAGGTCAACAACTTTAACATAAATTGATCTTATCTGAAAATGGCATCGGAGAGCACTATTTAATGTATTAAATTACTTATGTCTTAATGATTCAGCAAAAACATCCGACTGTGCTGCAAGAAATGAATGCAGCCTTTTAAACCACTGACTACAAAACACTTATAAATAGATTGGACATTGAGGTTTGATTGTCTACTACATTTGTCTGATGGCTGCGCTGAAGTCAGGGGTCATGTTGTTAACATTTTCCATCATGAATCTTTTCATGAATCAGATTAATTATGCTACTTTTAATCTAAATCCCGTAATCCCGCCAACTACTCTAAAGTCGCTTCATGGATGTAAATGCATTAAGAGACTACAGAGAGAATTAAACGTTGGTGTTATAACGGATTCAGATATGAGCTCCGGCAGCTGTGTCAAAGCAGTCGTGGCATCTGTCCATTATGATCCAAACATCGCAACAATTAAGATGAATTTCTACAGGAGGTGAAGAAAAACTCAGTCTCGGTTTTGTCAACAGATTCAATTTAAACAATGGTTGCTTGTTTGATTTTCAGAAACAATCCACTCAAGCATCTTGACCAATTCAAGATGCTACTCGAGGAACCATTCGGACATTTTGTTATCATTCCAGTTAGTTATAGAGTAACATAGGAAGTGTATAAATTCCTTAAGGGCTAATTGAATACATGTTGCAAGTATTTTAAGAATAATCCCAACGGAACCCTCAGTTCTTCAGGAAGCATTCAGCTAAAAGGGCCTCAGGCAAAAATCAAACAGCACATTACACTGAGCGACTCTGCTGCTCACAGACGGAACCAGCCCCCATTTACCCATCATGTACTTTACCTCAACTCAATTACTTtgaaagataaattaaatataaatatatccttTGTCTTTGGTTGAGTATATTCTATTAAGTATACATCCGCCCCTATGCATTACTCTTGTAATGCACTGTTATACTGTACAATAATATATGTTGAATTATATTATTCTCTGTCGATACATGTATCTCCATGGGTTGGTTCCTCCTTGTATGTACATACAATACATGTGTAAAAGCCAATATGAAAACGTGCTGTGCTctcacaatacaaaaaaaaaaaaaaaaaacattttaaccatGCTGCCTCTCTTCCCTTCAATAAACTGAAATAGAAACTTGCCAGACCTGGTTAcaatgagggaatttaaatcgaTTAAAGAATCGAGAAAACAGCTGTTATGCTCACATATGGAAATCCTTTAAATTGCTATTGGGATTGTGTTGTGTATGAGAGCTGTAgttgtctctttgttttgtgttttattgatgttGTAACAATGTTTTGTTGGCCTCTCACCACGTCTCTCTTAAAAGAGATTTCAATCTAATTGAGACTTTTAGctggttaaataaaggattttttttttaatgttgtttcagtttctgtgttaaaaaggtttaatacaaataaacttgcctcgccttgtttttttatataaatatttcatgctCATGGTGATGCCATCCATCTGTCTTGCCTCACCCTGACCAATCAAACTGCTCCCCTCTGCACATGAGGACACTTCCAACCACAGAAATAACCTTTTCCACAAAGCAGCATTAGGTCAAGGTATTCCATATGTCATTTGAATTTCTTTGAAATGTCACAGTTGAAAAGAATGTTTAtagtttttaaagattttttcaAACCAAAAAGGCTGAGGCTACAACTTATTGTAGATAACCTttttacaaaacacatttgacaTAAACTCTATTGCTGACATctaacaaaaacataaaacatgttttaaaatatatctTGTATATCTTTTGGTCTTctgtatttgttgtttaaaCATGAATTCTGCTCTCTcttgttttaaaaacatttggatACTTTTATGTAATAAATAATTTCCACCTGTATGTTTTGCACCATTAAAATTGTTAAAGCCATTAAACAGCTGGTTGATTTATGGTAGGcagttttatttacaatctCTTCTGACTGTTTTCACTGTATCTTTTGAATAAGCAAAGCGCCAAGATATCACCAACTCATTAGTGAAGCTTACATCATAGTCACATCTGTCCAGTTCAAATACCATATGTTCCTGAAAGGTCAGTCATCAGTCACAACAGGACCCTGAGTGCAGCTCATTCATCAGAGCGCCACTGATTCTAAAGCTGTAAATGCAATAAAAAGAGGCTAATAGACAATCACATGTCTAGGGAAAGATAAGCCTTAATTTGAATGTATCCTTGTCAAGTATGATTTATTTGAATACTAAAAATGTAACAGCTTTGCAGAAAAGGTGTCTGAGTCAGCTGTCATTCCCAGCTGCAATATGTCAATAAGGGGTGAATAATTTATATGTAATGTGACTGACATTTACATTGAAGAATAATATGATTGAAATAAACCTGAGGCCTGCACTATCCATTAAGTCAAGCCCGGAGGCTCTGAATCTCTTTGCCTGGGGAGATAAGACTTCACAGCACTTTAACAGTTATTCAATAATTTCTTAAAACATAGTCTTATAGGAAAtgcatgttgtttgtttgtaatatcTTCTTTTATGTTATCTTTCttattttggttgttttgtcTTGGTTTGCTCTGTGTCGTTTTATTCCCATGTTATTTTTTAGGGCATTTTGTAACATTGTTTAGATGAGTactgttatattatattttattatgggACTCTGAGTTTTCAGTCGAGCCGCTTAAAGGGACCATTCACCAAAATATATACCTTAAGGCTTGTATATGAAATTAGTAAATGGCTTTTATTAACATGCTTTATTAtaattagtagtagtagtagtagagtgttagtgttagtgttagtagTGTTTCTAGCGAACTTACTAAATTGAACAACCAGCCTTTGATCAGGTATTTCGGGTGAACGGTCCCTTTAAGAGGCTCGGGAGACCATAGGGGAGACAACCAGGGGAGACAGCGGCAGCTCgtagaggcacttccggtggcAATAGAAAACGCCACCGATATGGAAAGGCAactgccacactgtttggaggcagctgccacTTCTGCCCCCCGGTTTGAGGGCAACTACTTCAGCTTTCTGTGCTCATGTGAACTGTATTTAAATACGGCTGAATtcccaaataaaaacattctctACTAAATATACAGAGTTAATGGTTTTCatctgaaaaatatgttttggggGGTTTGTTTATTCAAACTGTGATAAGATGTTTTAAGCATTTTATGGGCCCATGCcatgttaattattttataaGATGTCCCTGTGCCATACTTCAGACTCCAACAGCAACACAGAACAAGtaacataataatattttttgggAAAACCATTACAATAGACAATGCTATAATTTAGTACTTATGATCCGCGTTTGCACAAATTactcataaataataaaataaaggcaatTAGCGACACATTTTGAATGTCTATCTGTCATCAaaagcaatattttttttttttatctttacaaGTGGTACTCCCTGTAACCTTGGTGAAGATGCACTTGAAATGAATGGTTGTCCAGGAAAGGTGTCTTAGTgtgtatattgttgtttaagGTCCATTTTGTGTGTAAGTTTTAtttacagtgcaccaaccacatcAAGgaaatttcctgtatgtgcaaatatacttggcaaataaattaattctgattctgataaataACAGTTTGCTTCAATATCAGtacatttcactttatttgaTCAGCCTGTATCAATATTGCTCAATTCAACACTAAAGGCAGCTTCCTCCATACATTTAAGTACAAAAGGCAGCTCCTTTTAAACAGTGAGACAACCAAGGCAGCTGGCATCAAACATTATGACGTCAAAGTCATCTGCCTACACTGTGAGCCCACGACCTGCCACTGTTTAAAAGAAAGCTGCCTCTACACATCAGTGGCAGATTCGTTTGACACCGGAAGAGCCTCTCTACGTCCCAACAGCTGCCACGGAGTGATTCGATCCTGCACCTCACCCTGAAACTCAgactcccacaatgcactggcGCATTCTTCGTCGTCAAACAAAAACGCggaaacaaaagaaataatCAGTTTGTCAAAACAAATAAGCCCCGAGTCGCCCTCGCAGTCGTAGCTGACAGCTGTCACAGTTCCACCCGACCGTCCCCAGCGAGCCGCCATGGCCCTGAAGAGAATACAGAAGGTGAGGCTGCAGTTTGTCTGATGCTCCTGAAAAGGTCGCCGCGACACGGAAACGTCGCCCCAGCTCGTTAGCCTCTCCCCGGCCGCCTCGTAGCCTCGCTCCGCTAGCCGCTAGCCCCAGTGCCGCCTCGTCGTCGTCCACCCCCGCGTCTTCTCCCCGGTTTTCTAAAGGCTCAATCGCGATTCCCTCGCCCCTGGATTTCACTGGGGATTCGAGCCTTCGTGGCGGTGACACGACATTAAAGCGGTTAAAAGTCGATGTAGCTAACTTCCTGCTAAGGACGGCCTAGCAAGGCGAGCTGTGcggttgtgtttttgtctcttgaGTTGTAGCTGTGTTCCTGCGCCGTGCTCGATGTCTTCTCGGTGTCAGAGGTTGTTATTAAAGGTCGGTCAGCTCCGTTGGTCCGCCGTCATTaaatagtttaaagtttaaaggcTGTACATTGTTGGGCGGAGGCTGTGAAACaatgatgttgtgtgttttttttgtgtgtctccttCCCCCACAGGAGTTGAATGACTTACAGAGGGATCCTCCGGCTTCGTGCTCGGCTGGACCTGTAGGAGAGGACAGTACGTGACCGAAAATACAATAaagatgtgtatttatatgtgtTAATATTGTGTAAAGATCCCCAATGACTCTTCCTTTACCCGTTTGGTTTCTTCTAGTGTTTCACTGGCAAGCCACCATCACAGGACCGGTGAGATTTTTCTCGATATGGTTTCtggatatttgtgttttttgccaAGCTGCTTCTGGATCTTTAGacaatagtgtttttttttgttgactttactttttttttctggtgtgggggagcacgcacacacacatactagcAACCTCTATCCCAGTGTTCCTCACTGCAGCCCATAGCATTACAGGGAAAAAATACCATAATATCTTCATTTAAGCatcttttgtttcctctctacCTGGAGGTGGTTATTATCTCATTCAGGATCCAaccttttatttaacatttttctcTAATCCTCTTGTTTTTCAGAATGACAGCCCATATCATGGAGGAGTGttcttcctgtctgtccatTTCCCCACTGACTATCCCTTTAAACCACCAAAGGTAGGAATATTTCTCTTTAACACTCGTATCCCAAAAATACAGATTATTGTAACTATTCATTTTAAAGATGCAGatttgcatttaaatgaaatttttcagttttatttgaggGTTTGTTTTCTCCACAGATTTCCTTTACAACGAAAATCTATCACCCAAACATAAACAGCAATGGTAGCATCTGCCTGGACATCCTGAGGTCCCAGTGGTCACCTGCGCTGACAGTGTCAAAAGGTAACAAAACCAGTAGAGACCATTACAGCGGCACTTGGTGTGATCTGGGTTgtacaatttaatttaacaagGGTTTTAAATTTTTCAACCAAATTTGAGTGAATATGTGGGAGAGTGTCAAAGAATGTTTTGACATCACAGCAGACAAGTGAGGCAGTGAAACCTGTTTGGTTGCACCATCCCTCTGCTGTAAAGCCATGATGCTCAGCAGCTTGAAACACAGGATTTGCGAACACTTTGTTCTTGTTACATTTTTGAAGAATTTGAAGGTTTCAAGGACCTGAACCAACAGCATTTTTGATATGATTGGTGCTTGAAATCAAAGCTTGtccttttatatttatattggttTGTGGAGATTGAGCTCATAAATTGAAAAGTCATGTtaactcttctttttttgtgtccTTTTCCAGTTTTACTATCCATATGCTCTTTGCTATGTGACCCAAATCCAGATGATCCATTAGTCCCTGACATTGCACACACCTACAAATCGGACAGACCAAGGCAAGTATGAAAGCTGCCTGAAGAGGTTGACTTGTGgtgaaaacttaaaaacattCACTTTATCTTTTAAGGTCCATTCTGatgtccttttttcttttctaggTACAACAAACTAGCCAGGGAATGGACCCATAAGTATGCAAT is a window encoding:
- the LOC133020429 gene encoding ubiquitin-conjugating enzyme E2 D4-like isoform X2 yields the protein MALKRIQKELNDLQRDPPASCSAGPVGEDMFHWQATITGPNDSPYHGGVFFLSVHFPTDYPFKPPKISFTTKIYHPNINSNGSICLDILRSQWSPALTVSKVLLSICSLLCDPNPDDPLVPDIAHTYKSDRPRYNKLAREWTHKYAM
- the LOC133020429 gene encoding ubiquitin-conjugating enzyme E2 D4-like isoform X1, translating into MSSRCQRLLLKELNDLQRDPPASCSAGPVGEDMFHWQATITGPNDSPYHGGVFFLSVHFPTDYPFKPPKISFTTKIYHPNINSNGSICLDILRSQWSPALTVSKVLLSICSLLCDPNPDDPLVPDIAHTYKSDRPRYNKLAREWTHKYAM